One Gopherus evgoodei ecotype Sinaloan lineage chromosome 1, rGopEvg1_v1.p, whole genome shotgun sequence genomic window, caGTGACAACACAAACAAGTAGTATCTGAGCTGAGAAGCTATCTACATTACAGCAGTCACACAACACCACCTCCAGAAATTATGAGAGAATTAGGCACAGTGCATATGAGTACTAGCCACTGGTGTCTTCTTTCACATATGCCAGTACACATGAAGTCAGAAGGAAGACTGAATGAGTTTGCCTTTGTCCTTAGAAGTTTCAGGTTTCTAGGTCACGGGGCCTCCTTAGACTTGGAGGCTTCCTCAGCCTCATTTTCTTGGTTGTGTGGTTCAATGGCGTCTGCAGACCCCTTACCTAATGGGATGAAGGGTCCCACAACCCAAGACAGAGGAGTAGTCTCCATCACGTATGCCATCAGCTCATCTACATATTCCTGGGCCTTGGTCACCATCTCCTGGCTCTGGGTTAGGAGGCTGCTGGAGAGATCCTGGAAGGAATGGGCAGTGGAGAAGGATGCATGAAGCTCTTCCATGTTGTGATACATCTGTTTCACCTTATCCTGAAAGTTGGTGGGGAGACCTTGAATGCTGGATACTAGCATCTGGCAGGcatcctgcagctgctggataatGCTGCGGGACATAGCCAGGGTCTCAGACTCCATCTGTTGGAGAAACTTCTATGTTTAGAACACAATAAGGATCAAACTTGCCACTGCCATTGCCTCAGGTGATGTTGTAAGGCAGCAAGTTATGCTGCAAGGTACTACTGGCAGTCAAGGAGGTCTGATGGAAAGACCATTGGCACCAACAAGGAATGCAATGGACGTGCAGTGCTCTTTCAGGATACATGAAGAGGCCAAGGTGCACCTTCCCTAAGAGAAGGGACTTGTGGCAATGGAGGCTAACAGGCAATAAGCCGTGTAAGGTCGATCAGAAGAGAGCTAAGCCAAGTTAACAGGGGTTTCACTGGTTGCAAGCCCATGATCTACAGTCAGTTTTCAGGCTGTGCAGAGGTTTAAAAATAGTAAGCATGGATCTAAAGCACCTGTGCTTCTTGGGCAGAGACCTTGCTGGTGTGACATCACTTTAGGGATGTCTAAGCAAGGAAACCACTCAGGCTCAAAAAAAGGGAACAACTTTTTGTAATGAACCTAAGATCACCTGAGTTTGAGCTACTTAACAACACCCTGCAAGGCCCAGAATAATTGCTACCTTCTCAGCCCAGAGCTGActgactgccccccaaaatgCACACACCCAAGCGTACATACCTCTGGTTTTCCCAAATCCTTGATTTCACTGCTTTCTGGCTGCTCTCTATTCCAGCTCAGCCATATGCGATGGAACTTCTCCTGGACTTCTTGGAGAGAAACACCTCGCTTAAGGTATTCAATCTAGAAGTGGATGAAGCATATCCAGAGATGAGACATTTGCACATCAGTTATTCTAGTTCCACTGTTTGACATGCCTTCACCCCACAGTGTGGTATGCTCAAAGCATCAAGAGTAGAAGGGTCTCGTTACACAGCACAACTATGAATGAGGCTTAAGCCTCATTGTACCACATTCTAGACACATGTGGTTAGAGTGTTCCCTGCCCTGGAGGGCATCAGTTGTAAGAGATAGTGGAGTTCCTACCAGTCCCATGGTTAAATGAAGCTGGGAAAGAGCCTCTCTGATGCATTGACTGGTGTGTCTCATCTTGTTTAGGGAGTAGCGGTAAGCACGTTGGCGAAGTTTGGTTGACAGGGAACCTAAACGCACGAAGTAACTCCGATGCTCTTGCGGTTGTGCTGAAGAGATTTCAGCCCCTTCCACAGATTCAGCAAGTTCAGCTAGAGGGAAGAGAGTTCAAGTTGTTCACCCTCCTCAGGTTAAGAGATAGTGAAAGGAGTAGAAGCCATACTGATCTGCTAAATCTTAAGCTCCCTTGTAACAAGCATTGGTCTTAGCACCTATCAAGTACCACAAAGGTAGCTGCAGCCATAGAACAAAAACCCATATACCACTACTAAGATTTTGCATACTTTGCTAATGACTGACTTCTAATCAAGTCATGCCCATCATTCCTTCTAGTACCACCCTGCCCCACTTGTTGCTCAAGTCATTTTACATGATTACATGCCCACCAACTAAAGTCTTAACCCTCAGTCTCAGCTATGGAAAGGCTGTAGAATGAGCCTGCATTTGGTGCCAGAGAAGATTGAGAAGCCTAGAGAGACATTTGGCCCAAAGGGAGGATTACCCTAAACTTTTAGATAATAGACCTGTCACTCATGTGTGTGTTCTGACCTAGTTCATCATCTGTCATGGGAAGATAGTGATCCAAGAGCTCTTCAGATTTCTCCAGCACTGCTTCCATTCCACTTATGGCCAATTGGCCCATTCTTGATTCCACAACTGTGCTCATGCTGTCAGTTACCACTGATTtggtggtcttcatactgtcctGCACAGCCTCTTTGGTCATATCTACCACTCTGATCATGGCCTCCTTGACATCTGTCAGTCTGGAAGAGGCCAACTCCTGTGTCTCAGATGTAGCCTAGAGAAGAGAACACAGTGATCAAGCAAGATCTTGTACAGTAATTCAGGGTGATACCACCACATTTACCCAGAAATGGCGGTTGGGGGAGGGGATTACCACCTGCTCTGCCCCATAGGTCAAATCTTCAGGGGAAGAACTGCATCTTGCTGTTAAGCATCAGACCAGAGTTCTATTGAGACACTAGCTCCTGTCTCTTGACCACTTTTAGTATGGAGTGTTTCTCTGCTGGAGGAAGCATCCCATTATTGGCATGCCTTTCATAAAGGCATGATGTTTTGTCTAGTGAGAGGGTGGTGAAAGTTACCTCATCAGCAGTCTGTTGAAGGACTGGTAGATTCCCCTCCACTTTGTCAGGTACTTCAGAAACACACTCCTCCTCTGTTGTCCCTATAGAAAAAAAACAGTTCAGTTTCTTAATGGGTCCATTTTGCTATTCTAATATTTACAGAACCTGGCTCACATCTGTAATGAGACCTTCAGTTCTCCAATATGTTCAGGCAGCAATTGTTCTGGGTTGTAGGTGCTCCAcatttcccccttccttccccatctaAGGTGGTTTCCTCCCTCTCCAAGTTATGAACTCTTTTGTAAAACTTTTTATGAAAAATGGTGTCCCCTTCAATAGTTAATAGTTCCATATTTCCTCCCATGCATCCTAATTGGGCAACTGAATTAAGATGGTTTTGACTAGCAGCTGAACACTCTCTCCTCCCATCTATACTTACTGCAGAATTGTCTCTTATCCTAGGCATCACGTTCCAGGCTCCCTCTCCAAGTGAAAGGTTTTTATGTTCTGAATAAAATGCAATGATCTCACGCCATAGTCTTACAGCTCTGAAACTTTTTGATCAAACGTCCCTCTGGAAGGCACCAAGAAGTTTTTGCAGTGCCTTGGCTGCAAAAAGTCCAACTAACTGTTCTCATGAAGGAAACAAGTCAGGGAGCAGCCATTGCTGTTGAGCTATTGCCTGATAAGCATCTagctaagaaaaaaaagtttagcaGTTGTAATCTATGTGCAGTGttcttgtagccatgttggtccacAGATAttagacaaggtgagtgaggtaatattttgttggaccaacttctgttggtgacagccTAGATTGAACCTCTCTGGTTGCAGAATGAGGAGATCTCATTTTGCAATTAGGTACCTGTCAAAGAGAGAGTGTTGCTCCTTAAAAGCCAAGAGATTAGCACTAATCTTACCTCCTGGCTACAATTAAGGTTCAACAATAGTAATTAGTGTAAGCAAAGCCCTTTGTTAGCCTCTGGCAGATGTTAGCTTACATGCATGGGCTACACTATTATTCCTCTATAGTCACACTAATCCCActgccagcttctcctccagTACTGATCTTCATGCACCTGAGTTTTAGAGATGGAAGCTTCCTGACAAGGTGTGTAGAGCCTACTGTTGAGAAATTGTAACACACAAACAGAAAGGTCTGCATATATGCTTTACTCACCCTCAGGTTCAAGTTTAGTTACAACTGGCTGTGCACTGCTAACTGCAGCACTGGTTATGGAGGTCACTCCCTTCTCTGCCATGTCACAGATGGACGTCACATAGGGATGGCTCTCCCTGGTGGAAACATAGGCAGTGGCAGCCAGATCACAGGCAGAGTTGACTAAAGGTTGACTGGCCACCCTCCTCAAGACATTCTAGTGAGGCAAGGGACAGAACAATGAGTAAGGGAGGCAATGTTCTATACTGGGGCTGAACCTTTACTTTTTCAAGTGGTTATACCCTTGATGTGTTAGCCCCAATCAAAGGATTCTTGAATGGTCAAAAATCTGAAGAGGCCCAACAGCTGCTTATAAAAAGTTAGTACTGAAACTGGATCACTAGGTTAACTAAGGcaagaggaatttttaaatatcattATAAACCAGGCTATTTTGCAGCCTCTGGAAGAGCAACTGCACCAATCTCTAGACACCAAAATATGCATATGTGAAGCCCACTGCCAGATAACAGCCAGCCATCTTTCATATTCACATGTTGAACCAGCAATGCTTATGAGGGAGCACCTACCTGTTGCTCTTCCTCCCCATGCTCTGGGGATGCCATAGTTGTGTCTTTTCCATTAGAAGCCATGGTATAATCAGATATACCTGAAAAGAGCAAGAAGAAAGGTCTGAAGTTACAAGTTTAGGGTACTGTAACATTTCCTTACGGCAAGAGTGATGTTCTACTCCAAAGGATGACTAGAAGGAATGGCAGGGCCCTCATCAGATTAACAATGAATATTTAGAGGAATAGTGAACTGAATACATTGTCACGgcttttttaaaagcaggaaatatttcagttctgctacagctaaggagaaagcaagcAGGAGAATTCCTTCTCATGGCAGAGTGGTTTCTGTTTTTCTGGAGAGTCTGTTAAAGGCAGTAGGTGTCACTACTACTAAAACCCACTTAATAACTCTAActacggggtggggggggagccaggggaaggaagagagaataGGATCCCATCTCATCAGCTAAAAAGCTTAAGGCCACGGAGCATGAAGTTTCCCAGACCCAGCTTCCCAACCCCTGTCCTACCCACAGCTTCTTAATACAAAGATTTACACATATAGACATTTCTTAGTCACATAAGTGCAAAGCCCTGACCAAGGAACTgtataaacaaatggaaaaaaacctcACCACCAAATCCCACTCCTTCAAGGATTAGCCCACTGACCTTTCTCAGTTCTCCAGACAGTGCTTTACTCCACTCACAACCTGGTCAGATTTTATACACCCCTGGTGATGTAACTGTGAGGGAAGGGAGTGAAATACTCAGGACTGACAGTTCAGGTAATCAGTGAAAAGAAGGCTTTCCTAACCAATAGGAGAATGCAAATCCTTTGGGGACTGCAAAGACTGGGAGTGAGTTATTCCCCAAATATGATTCCAATTAACTGCACTGGGTCTTTGCTGTCATCCAGCTGACCTCACTTTGAGTCCACACCCTGGCTAGAAAGAGTTGCTAGTTAggatgggtaacattttcaaaaacacctgtgTGACTTAAAAAGTCATTGATTTTCATTGCCCTTTCCAattggaaaagggagaaaaaagtgttggtttttttttaaaaaggtagagaaaagggtaaaaaatggaaatggaagttttcattttatgaaaaatctaaaaaaaacaaaacagaaaaagccccaaacaaataaaaaatcagcCAAATATAGACCACCCCTGGTGGTAAGGTTGTAGATAGCAGTGTGTCTGCTTCACCTGCATATTGGCCATAGTTTCAAAGTAAACAACTGGCATACAGGAACAAAGAGTGGCATATTATAGACAGGTAGATTTTTCCAGTGGTTAGAATATTAGCCTAAGATTTGAGCTGGGTTCAATTTTATGCTGTacctcagacttcctgtgtgaccttgtgcaagtcactttgtctcttgatgcctcagttttccctctgtATAGTGGGGATAATATGGCTTCGATGCTTCATAGAAgttttgtgaggtgctcagatactctggcAATCAGGGCTATATAAATACCTTAGATAGAAAGTGAAGCATTTTGTTGGGGAACAAGAGTTAGGTAGGGTAACTGGAAGAACTTGCCCTTCTCCACCTTCATCTccgtttcagaaaaaaaaaaggaacgtGTGCCACTTTCTGTTTCAGGGACGGGTGAGAGAAAAGAGTGTTTATCCTTTTGTCACCCCTTCATTGTTCTCCCTCAGAGTTTGAATTGTAATTAGATTGAACTGGAAAAAAGGTGGCAGTACTGCCCCAAGTCCTGCCCATAAGCCAAGCTCTGCCTATATGAAATGCTACTTACAGCAGATTGTGCAGGTGTAAAAAACATGAGCACACATGCTCTGCTGGGTTCCTCTTTGGGCTCTCTGTAAGGTTCAGCTACACTACTGCATATGACCAGATTAAGATGGAGGCACAATAGCCACATGCCTGGATCCAATCATGTGATTATCTCAATCTcagctatcatttaaaaataaatgtttctatcccacatggctgcaaagaaaagccTGAGATTATCAACTGAATAGAACTGAGACAGTGATATCTGCCTATGTCTTCCCCCAGCAGAGGGAGAAGCAGCATGCATACCAAGGGAGGTAACTCTTTACCCCCACTTCGCCTTTCCTGTTCTTGGTGTGCGCCCACCCACATTTCCAGGATTTCAAAAGATAAATGCCTAGCTGGGCTCTTTGGGATTGGTGGCATCTGGTCTTTTGGCCCCAAGAGTCAGATATTGGCCATGGGAGTGTGAATAGTTCCTTAATGACATCCACTCTCACCATGAAAATGAGATGCCACCCTGGGCAGATCTCTAatcttccctcttttttcttgctttctttgatcagcagtgaaatagttgaaAATCTAGACATGTATATCACCATCACTTGGCATCGGAGTTACCCCACTCTGAtcaatggggcagttcacacctctctgagATCCTGTGTCAGGCTCTGTGCAGTGGTAGGCAGTTGCCTGTGCATCCGTTTTTGTattttcatgttttcaaggttttttcCATAATCTGTTGTCACATTATATTGATAGAGCTTAGCTCCATTAGCACTTGAAGACCAGCCGCTCCAGATAATGCAAGAGACACAGAAATATAAGTCTCGACAGGACCTCTGATGTACCCTGACTGTTTTGGGGTTCTCCCAGAATGAGGCCACTTTATCATATTACTCGCGAGGCAAAAAGTTCTCCAAGTAACTGAATTTGGAAGTATTTTACTGCTCATTCTAAACATATGAAGCTGCATTTCTCAAATGTTCTTTCTGGCTGCATTTTGTAATGCTTAAGGAAAAGGCCTCTCCTCTCCATTGACAGTTTCTATGCCTTCAATACAGATAAATATCAAGGAAATTGtaaacatttgtaaaatgagcATGATTGCATAAAAATACAATTTCCCATTGGATTCCTTCTTGCTCACTGTACAGTACAGCCTTGTGGGACAAACCACTTTATGGCATGACTTGTGATATTTTTGGAGAGGTGTGACGTTCTGGTGCAGTTAGTTAGGGCAGCAAAGAGTCATGGATAAACCAGAAGCAACTGAGATTCTTTAGTTTAATTTTGATACCCTAACCAGTGCTGAATCCATCTTAATTCCCACCCTTGTAGTCTTTTTATGTTAATACTATTGTAACCCACATATCTTCTGGATGTGGTGTTCTGGCTCAGCGAGTGGCACCACAACCACTTCCAGAGAGAGTAATTaaggagtctgctctacagcctcagCTACTAGCCAGCTGTtatttagctcatgcagtagaggcttatacactaagctccagagatccccagttcaatcctgccGACTGGGGTTTGTCAGCGTTACACTATCCACTTCCCTTCTAAATGTTTATTCCAAATGGGCAACTAGATTGAGATTCTGAGATGCTGTCATCTTTTCCACTGAACATTGTCATGCAACATTCAAATATTTGCGTGCGGACCAGGACTGAGCAAATAATGAATTTTTCATTTCAGGggaagaacaaaaaataaaattaaaaacagttcaaatcaaaactcattttatttttcagtttttcctcaTTGAAATGGAATAAATGAACAAATGTGTTTCAAGCCAAACAAAACAATTCACTTGAACCTAAAtgagtttttttcagtttttcatttcatgTAGGTTTTGGGTGCTTTTTActccctccctttttttaaatctagctacatttggaaaagaaacacaatttcaaaatgaaaaaaaaataaagcgtttcatttccaaatgttcaaaatgaaacaatttaaaagaaaagtcaaaacatttcattgtgaAATGACCAAAACATACTTTTGACTTTTTCAATTTCTCTCCCCCATTTTTTACTTGAATTTGCAAATAACTTCCGTgttctgaaaaatgcattttttggcaaatttatgattaaaaaatattttacccaGCTCTAGTGAGGATTCTTCATCCTGCGTCAAATTGAGCCTCTCTTACTTGTGCTGAAAAATCCAGGTTCCTTAGCAAACTCATACACCTCTTTAGGTGGCCTGgctactggggtggggtgggggacaaaACACCCCACTGTGTTAGGCTGGATTACACGACCATTCTGATGTGGAAGCATTTCACACCCACTGTGCACAGgacaaatgactacacaaggtgcaaagcagtggagaagcaggccTGTATTGTGGAAGTGTCCCAGGACATACAGTGAAGGCCGATATATTTATTCTTCTGTCTGGTCTGCCCACTCTCTTTgcacctgcactggggaaggcaGTAGCAGCCCCACGGAGCCTGATACCCCATCAGCCACAGAACAGTGATACCCTACTCACCCAGTACTACCAGGCTATGTAGGGCAAATTTCAATGTTGCCCTTACAGAGCTTTCTAGTCACAAGAGAAGACAACTGGAACTCAACCAGAATTGaaactacaacagggttcaaaaaagaacaagataagttcatggaggataggtccatcattgaCTATTAACCAAGAAGgacagggatggtgcccctagcctctgtttgccagaagctgggaatgggcaacaggggatggatcacttgatgattacctgttttgtttgttccctctggggcaccggacattggccactgtcggaagacaggacactgggctagatggacctttggtctgacccagtatggccgttcctatgttcttatgtaaaggaCTATGCAATGGCAGATTCTGTTTGCTATCTGCTAAAATTCCTAATCTTCTGTTAACCTCCCTGTTTTAAGCTGATTCTGTTTACCAAACATGTAACCAAAAAATCTTGCTCAAGGTCAAACTTTTTAtagttccctttcccctcccacaacCTGTATTTAAATGGTTCCAAAGGGACTTTCAAAGAACCCGATTTACTTACTTACTTCCAGGCTATTCTGAGACTCAACTCTAATCTCAGAGCTGAGTTCACAAAGATCAAAGCTTTCATTTGACAAACTTGACAATTCTACAAATAAATTAGCTCCACTGAGAAGTCCTGTCCTGTAACAGTTTCCAAACTTTTGCAGTGTCACTTGTTATGTGCGCCTTCTTATCCATATTCTGCAGCTTCTGTGGAGTCTGCTTATGTTCTACCTCTTAAAGCATTGAAGGGTCCCACAAACCAACAGAGAGGTTTACTGTACATCACATACTCCAGCAGCTCATTCATATGTTCCTCCTCCTTGGTCACTTTCTCCCATATTTGGGAAAGGATTTGTCTAGACAGATCTTGGAAGGAATCAAGAGTGGAGACTGAAGCATGGAGTACTTCTGTGGTATGGGAAACTTGTTGCATCTTGTCCTGAAAGTTGACGAGAAAGTGTTCAATAATAACCAGTAGGATCTGGTACATGGTCTTCAGGGGTTGGGTGATTATACGAATCAAGACAATGATGTAATATTTCAGGAACTGCAAGAAGCAAATTAATAGTGTGAAGGtacaatttttagaaatctctcTTGAAATGGGAGACATTTACAACTACAGTATTGTTTGATTCCCACTCGCTTTGATGTTTTCCATGCCAATCCAGCCCTGTTTGGTATGGTTCCCTCTGATCAATGACGAGCTTCTATTGAAGCTATATACCAGTGATACTCAGCGTTCAGTGGTCCAGGAGCCATATTAGAGATCAACATTACCCAGTCGTGTggattcattgtttcatttactacagTACTATATTATATTTAGTTATATGATAAcctaattggttaataacataggaaaagcatcctgattggtaaATAACTTTGagtggttaataattaaatcagttttttaatatcccatgctgcaaagagccacaagaGACACATTAAAAAGACACTTGCGACTTGCGCGCCctagtctgagtatcactgctacAGACAGTCTGGAATGGCTTAGATAAATAAGAAGTTTTGTAATCTTTGACTCTCGTAAAGACTGgattgctaaagaaaaaaaaagctactgGGACAAAGAACAGCAATGAAGCTGCCAAACCTGAAAAAGATGAGTAAAAACTGTCTAACTGAAGAAGCTAAGTAACACTAATCCTGATGAAGGCGGCACTGGATGATACATTCTGACAATACTGAGTCCATGGACCAGGTGAGGATCCCGTTCTGTCTGCCACCATGGCTGGAAGGAACTGTGACAGTTGGTGCTCCACACCACTTTTACTGCTCGGCCCCCGCAAACATCTGGAATCACAAGCGAAGGGTGTAAGGTAGTGTTCCAATGGCAATAAAAAGTTCCATTgatcctggctgtgccacaggtacattcagtgcttaatttgtgtcagggcTTGCCAGGACTGAGCCCCGACACCTTTAGGCTTGGCCATTCATAACCCCGGCACTTCTGGGCTTGCCgtatcagttatgaaagtaaaaaaattcttGATTACCAGCACTTAATTGCTTGAGTTCCAGCACCACTTTCATTACAAAGTAAGCACTGGGTACATCTCaagagtgggaatatgcagaggccaCTCAAAGAAGATTAGTTATATTGGTGTTTTGCCCAGAAAATCTCTGGGATAAGGATGAAGAGGAAAGAAGAACTTTGTTCCTACCAGGGAACTAGTTTGAAGAGCCTCCCAGATGCTTTGGCTGGCATCCCTCACCTTGTTCTGGAATGCTGATAAGCACATTGCTGGAATTTGGTCATCATGGAGAAAGGGCCACTGTggtcctctagtctgacctcctgtataacacaggctatagaacttccccacaCAGGCACCAACAGAGGAAGTACGCTCCTCAGGCAGCAAATGTTTATGGGCAttggcattctgtccattcttggggctGCAATCcaagcggcttttttttttttgcttggggcagcaaaaatggtaaaaATGGTAGACCTGGCCCtgtccccacaataattcctagaacagagcttttagaaaacctTCGGAGAACATGTTCTACCTGCATCTTAGATACCAAGGGTCagcttttcaaaagtatttaggaacACAGACAGGTAAATAGGcacctggtgggattttcaaaaaattcCTAGGCACATAATTCCCATTGATAGAGATCAGCACCTTGCATTTTGAACATCTCACTAGatccctatctgcatctttaggtgcctcaaTACCTTTAAAAGGCTGGCCCTTTGGCAACAGCACTACTATTACCATTGTTTGCCACCAATCTAGTGGTGGAATTGTTTTAAGGAGAAATTGGGTAAACTACTATTgctgttatttgtattatggcagtGCCTGAAGTCCCCAACTGACTCAGGTCTTGTTGTGCTAGGCAGAAGCAGAAGACGGTCTCTTTCCctaagaatttataatctaagcAGACAATGGGTGGAAGAAAAGATTATCCCTATTGTACAAATGGAGAACGGAAGCACAAAGAACTGAAATGACTAGTCTGAGGTCCTACAGgaatttgtggcagagctgggaattaaatCCAGATCCAGTGTGTGTAATCTCTTTTCCTCTGAAATTAGCCAGTGCTTTTCTAGAAAGGTCGGTGGTTCGTAAAGTATCTCCTCCTCATTTAATAGCATTTACCTTTGTTAAGGAACATAACCATTGGCCACACATTTACA contains:
- the LOC115639582 gene encoding perilipin-3-like — its product is MCLPAFPEQGISDYTMASNGKDTTMASPEHGEEEQQNVLRRVASQPLVNSACDLAATAYVSTRESHPYVTSICDMAEKGVTSITSAAVSSAQPVVTKLEPEGTTEEECVSEVPDKVEGNLPVLQQTADEATSETQELASSRLTDVKEAMIRVVDMTKEAVQDSMKTTKSVVTDSMSTVVESRMGQLAISGMEAVLEKSEELLDHYLPMTDDELAELAESVEGAEISSAQPQEHRSYFVRLGSLSTKLRQRAYRYSLNKMRHTSQCIREALSQLHLTMGLIEYLKRGVSLQEVQEKFHRIWLSWNREQPESSEIKDLGKPEMESETLAMSRSIIQQLQDACQMLVSSIQGLPTNFQDKVKQMYHNMEELHASFSTAHSFQDLSSSLLTQSQEMVTKAQEYVDELMAYVMETTPLSWVVGPFIPLGKGSADAIEPHNQENEAEEASKSKEAP